Within Marinomonas mediterranea MMB-1, the genomic segment TGCCCTCGCTTTACGCGCTGACCTTTGCGAACCAATATCTTACTTAAATGCAAGAATCGCGTGCTGTACTTACCGATATTATCGATAACGAGATACCGACCCGCATATCGATGATTCGCCGTACGCGTCACAATACCATCCCCCGTGGCAATGATCTTTGTGCCATTCGGCGTACCGATATCGGTGCCATTATGGGGAGATAGACGCCCCGTAACAGGGTGTCGGCGATTTGGATTAAACTTGGATGTGATACGGTATTTCTGCAATGTCGGCCAACGCCTCAATGCGGGTGTCAAACTCTGAGCTTTTTCATCGTAGTAACGACCATCATTGTGTAAAAACGCCTGATAATAATTACCACGTACTTTAATACGCACAGCCTCAAGCTGGCGGCCTCCCACCAGCTCGCCATCTACATCGCCTTGCTTAAACACGGCATCAAACGTATCGCCTGCACGCAAATCTCGACGGAAATCGAAGCGATTCTTCAACAACTCACTAATGACCATGATGTTACGATCTTTCAGGCCAGCACGTTTTGCCGATAAATAGAAACTGCCTTTAACCTTGCCATGCGCGGTTTCATGGCTCCAGTTAATCTTTTTAAGCTCTTCCTTGTAGACAAAGCCGCCATTATCGTGGCGTTCATAAGCAATGGTTTTACTAGGGTCTATCCGACGTGACAATCTCGTAAGCTCGTTCTTCTCATCTATTTCAAAACGCAGTCTATCGCCAACTTGAAGCGGCTCTAATACCAAATACTCTTGGTCCGCCTCTAAGATGTTATATAACGTATTGGTTGCTATGCCATATTTTTGGAAAATGGCCTCCAATGTATCACCAGACACAATGGTGTGCTCAATGAGACTTGGCTTAGGTGCTTCTTTACGCACTTCTTCTATAGAGCTATCAATGAGGTCTGATGACTTTCCATTAGACGTATCGGGAGCTGAATCGAGAAGATCCCCCTGACCAATGCGCTCAGTGCTTGACGTCATAGAAGGAATGCTATGAATGGCAATCTTCGGAGGCTCGGGAATCGTGCCCTCAATCGGCGCTAAACTTATTTTATTATTTGGAAGCGCGTCATACTCGTCTTCTCTGGAATCATCAGAGACCATGCTTTC encodes:
- a CDS encoding peptidoglycan DD-metalloendopeptidase family protein — protein: MSRIHRRSGWMPSGPRLWIVILVSVFVLFLSIYESMVSDDSREDEYDALPNNKISLAPIEGTIPEPPKIAIHSIPSMTSSTERIGQGDLLDSAPDTSNGKSSDLIDSSIEEVRKEAPKPSLIEHTIVSGDTLEAIFQKYGIATNTLYNILEADQEYLVLEPLQVGDRLRFEIDEKNELTRLSRRIDPSKTIAYERHDNGGFVYKEELKKINWSHETAHGKVKGSFYLSAKRAGLKDRNIMVISELLKNRFDFRRDLRAGDTFDAVFKQGDVDGELVGGRQLEAVRIKVRGNYYQAFLHNDGRYYDEKAQSLTPALRRWPTLQKYRITSKFNPNRRHPVTGRLSPHNGTDIGTPNGTKIIATGDGIVTRTANHRYAGRYLVIDNIGKYSTRFLHLSKILVRKGQRVKRGQVIALSGSTGRVTGPHLHYELHVNGRPVNPMTARIPTMQSIPKKERSEFEEHVAAWDGMMDATDNL